A genome region from Panicum virgatum strain AP13 chromosome 4K, P.virgatum_v5, whole genome shotgun sequence includes the following:
- the LOC120704791 gene encoding circumsporozoite protein-like — protein sequence MMPDGLDLNAEPPRDWDEISEWEGPAYELDYDLVWTDEGASQEEQSGGNGESGGRARAAGQRRANVAAGDGSAGQQRSDEAAGAVGHARADGGPTGHDGATDDGIAAAGFVPAADGEGTGQGRSDGATAGGTAAVGKYLLDVHVFSFKMFPLYA from the exons ATGATGCCCGATGGGTTAGACCTCAATGCCGAGCCTCCTAGAGACTGGGATGAAATTAGCGAGTGGGAAGGGCCTGCATATGAACTCGATTATGACTTGGTGTGGACTGATGAAG GTGCCTCGCAAGAAGAGCAGTCTGGTGGTAATGGAGAAAGTGGTGGACGTGCAAGAGCTGCTGGACAACGGAGAGCCAACGTAGCTGCTGGTGATGGGTCTGCTGGACAACAACGATCTGACGAAGCTGCCGGGGCTGTTGGACATGCAAGAGCTGATGGAGGACCTACTGGACATGATGGAGCTACTGACGATGGAATAGCTGCAGCAG GTTTTGTCCCTGCTGCTGATGGAGAAGGCACTGGACAAGGACGATCTGACGGAGCTACTGCTGGTGGAACAGCTGCAGTGGGTAAGTACCTGCTGGATGTTCATGTTTTTAGCTTCAAAATGTTTCCTCTTTACGCATGA